The following coding sequences lie in one Arachis ipaensis cultivar K30076 chromosome B03, Araip1.1, whole genome shotgun sequence genomic window:
- the LOC107628986 gene encoding calmodulin-like protein 3: protein MDSAELQRVFQMFDRNGDGRISKKELNDSLEKLGIYIPDKELDQMIEKIDVNGDGWVDMEEFGELYMSIMDEREERDEEEDMKEAFNVFDQNGDGYITVEELRSVLSSLGLKQGRTVEECRKMIMKVDRDGDGMVDYKEFKQMMKGGGFSALG from the coding sequence TGACCGCAATGGAGACGGCCGAATCTCGAAAAAGGAACTCAACGATTCTTTGGAAAAGCTTGGGATCTATATCCCGGACAAAGAGCTTGACCAAATGATCGAAAAAATCGACGTTAATGGAGACGGTTGGGTGGACATGGAAGAGTTTGGCGAACTCTACATGTCTATAATGGACGAACGCGAGGAGCGCGACGAGGAGGAAGACATGAAGGAAGCCTTCAACGTATTCGATCAGAACGGAGATGGTTACATCACGGTGGAGGAGCTTAGATCGGTACTTTCTTCCTTGGGGCTGAAGCAAGGGAGGACGGTGGAGGAGTGCCGGAAGATGATAATGAAGGTGGACCGCGACGGCGACGGCATGGTTGATTACAAAGAATTCAAGCAGATGATGAAAGGAGGAGGATTCAGTGCTCTTggttaa